In Candidatus Zixiibacteriota bacterium, a genomic segment contains:
- a CDS encoding pyridoxamine 5'-phosphate oxidase family protein: MSKFNPASPRSYAVRQDRAIDDEKWIKSFLRAAPYCAVATSVENQPFLTNNTFVYDEPAKAIYMHTAYAGRFRHNLEQNPRVCLTAARFGRLLPSKTAMGFSNEYESVVIFGKAEILKNQDDARYALQKLLDKYFPHLKAGEDYSNITEKELAAVTVYKISIEEWSGKKKEVEPDFPEAFLFGQNGTGV, translated from the coding sequence ATGAGCAAATTTAATCCTGCCAGTCCCAGGTCATACGCTGTCCGTCAGGACCGCGCTATCGACGATGAGAAGTGGATAAAAAGTTTTCTTCGCGCCGCTCCCTATTGCGCCGTTGCGACATCAGTCGAAAACCAGCCCTTCCTGACCAACAATACCTTTGTCTATGATGAACCGGCCAAGGCGATTTATATGCATACTGCCTATGCGGGACGGTTCCGCCACAACCTCGAGCAAAATCCGCGGGTCTGTCTTACTGCCGCCCGTTTCGGACGGCTTCTTCCCTCCAAAACGGCGATGGGGTTCAGCAACGAGTATGAAAGCGTGGTGATCTTCGGTAAAGCCGAGATATTGAAAAATCAAGATGATGCCCGTTACGCCCTCCAGAAACTTCTCGACAAATATTTCCCCCATCTAAAAGCGGGCGAAGATTACAGTAATATCACCGAAAAAGAGTTGGCGGCAGTGACTGTTTACAAAATTTCGATAGAGGAATGGAGCGGCAAGAAAAAAGAGGTGGAGCCTGATTTCCCCGAGGCATTTCTATTCGGTCAGAACGGCACCGGGGTCTGA
- a CDS encoding peptidylprolyl isomerase, with protein MAQAKLGDRVKVHYTGKFVDGTVFDSSNEREPMEFTIGGMQVIPGFEQAVLGMAPGDSKTEKVACEDAYGLRRDDMIVEVERQYIPKEINPEVGQLLEMQRSDGQTIPVRVTEVSESTITLDANHPLAGKDLVFEIMLVEIVG; from the coding sequence ATGGCACAGGCAAAGTTGGGCGACCGGGTAAAGGTCCATTATACCGGCAAATTTGTTGACGGAACGGTCTTTGATTCGTCAAACGAACGGGAGCCGATGGAATTTACAATTGGCGGAATGCAGGTTATCCCCGGATTTGAGCAGGCGGTGCTGGGAATGGCGCCGGGCGATTCCAAGACCGAGAAAGTTGCCTGCGAAGATGCGTACGGATTGAGGCGAGATGATATGATTGTCGAGGTGGAACGTCAGTATATCCCCAAAGAAATAAATCCCGAGGTGGGGCAGTTATTGGAGATGCAGCGCTCGGACGGGCAGACAATTCCGGTGCGGGTCACCGAAGTCTCCGAAAGCACGATTACGCTCGACGCCAACCATCCTCTGGCGGGAAAAGACCTGGTCTTTGAGATTATGCTGGTGGAGATAGTGGGGTAA